The stretch of DNA GGGGATGCTCACCGGCATCGTCGGCCTGGTCTTCGTCTGGTTCAACAAGTACGCCGTCTTCGAGAAGGTCATGACGGTGCTCGTCGGCATCATGTTCGTCGTCACCGTCTACCTCGCCATCCGCGTCACCCCGCACCTCGGTGACGCCTTCGCGGGCCTGCTGCCGGTCCTGCCCGACGAGAAGGACTCGATCCTCAACACGCTCGGCCTGATCGGCGGCGTCGGCGGCACCATCACCCTTGCCGCGTACGGCTACTGGGTCAACGCCAAGGGCTGGACGAACACCGGCTGGATGAAGGTGATGCGGCTCGACAACCGCGTCGCGTACATCACCACCGGCATCTTCGTCGTCGCCATGCTCTTCGTCGGCGCCGAGCTGCTGCACTCCGCGAACGTCGCCATCGCCAGCGGCGACAAGGGCCTGGTGCAGCTCTCGGACATCCTGGAGAAGGAGTACGGAGACGCCACCGCCAAGCTCTTCCTGATCGGCTTCTTCGCCACGTCCTTCACCTCGCTGATCGGCGTCTGGCACGGCGTGAGCCTGATGTTCGCCGACTTCGTGGAGCGCTACCGCAAGCAGCGGGCGGGCGCCGACGAGAAGGCCCTGACCGGCGAGGAGGTGGCGTCCGGAGCCCGCGAGAAGTCGGTGCCGTTCCGCGCCTACCTGCTGTGGCTGACCTTCCCGCCGATGATCCTGCTCTTCCAGGGCCAGCCGTTCCGCCTCATCATCATCTACGGCGTGCTCGGCGCGGCCTTCATGCCGTTCCTCGCGCTCACCCTGGTCTGGCTCCTCAACTCCTCGCGTACACCGGGCGAATGGCGCAACGGCTGGCTCAGCAACGGCATGCTGACGATCGCCGGCCTGCTGTTCCTGGTCCTGTGCGTCAAGCAGATCACGGACCAGGACTGGAGCAGCTTCTTCTAGCGACGCGGTGGGCCCGCCGGTTACGGCAGGCCGTGGACGTGCGGCCCCACCGCCTTGGACCAGGAACTGCCGTCGGCGGCGTCCCAGTTGGTCGACCAGGTCATCGCGCCCCGGATGTCGGGGTACGTCTTGGACGGCTTGAAGGAACCGCAGCTGGTGCCCTTCGCCAGGCAGTCCAGGGCCTGGTTGACGACGGACGGCGAGACGTAGCCGCCCCCGGCCGCTTTCGCCGAGGCCGGGACGCCTATGCCGACCTGGGACGGGTCGAGGCCGCCCTCCAGCTGGATGCAGGCGAGAGCGGTGAGGAAGTCGACCGAGCCCTGGCTGTAGACCTTGCCGTCACAGCCCAGCATCGAACCGCTGTTGTAGTACTGCATGTTGACGACCGTGAGGATGTCCTTCACCGCGAGCGCCGTCTTGAAGTACTCGTTCGACGTCGACTGCATGTCGATCGTCTGCGGCGCCATGGTCAGGACGAACCCGGAACCGGCCTTCCCGGAAAGGGACTTCAGGGCCTGCGACATGTACGTCGAGTTGAGCCCGTTCTCCAGGTCGATGTCGACGCCGTCGAAGCCGTACTCCTGCATGAGCTTGTACGCGGAGTCGGCGAAGGCGGTCGCCGATGCGCCGTCGTTGACGGTCACGGCTCCCTTCTCGCCGCCGACCGAGAGGATCACGGACTTCCCGGCCGCCTGCTTGGCCTTGATGTCGGCCTTGAACTGGTCGACGGTGTACCCGCCGAGCCCGGCCGAGTCGAGGCTGAAGGCCAGCTCGCCCGGCGTGGAGGTCGCGTCCGCGAACGAGACCGCGATGATGTCGTATTCGTCCTGTACGTCGCTCAGCTTCTGGACCGTGGCGCCGTTGTCGAAGTTCTGCCAGTAGCCGGTCACCGCGTGCTTCGGTACGGCGCGGGCGTCGGCGTCGGCGTTGTCGGCGCCGCCGGTGAGCAGGCCGGTGAGCGCGAGGGCGAGTGCCGTTGTCAGACCGATGACGGGCCCTGCCTTCCTGCGTGTCCTGCCGCGTGCGTGGTCCACTTCTGCCTCCGGTGGGGGGAGTTGGGGCTTTCGGAGAGGTCTCGCCGGGCTGGGGTGGGGGTTGCCCGGCGCTTTGCTTGGTCGTACAAGCTGGTCCAGACCAATCAGGTTGTCAATACCTCTGGCGACACCTCTGGCGCCACCGCTGGCGACACCTCTGGCGCCACCCGGATCCCACGAGTCCGGCCAACCTCTGCGTGAACAGTGGGAAGTTGGGTGTTGAGGTGACGCTGACCTCTATAAGGTGCTGAGGCAGAAGTGCACGAAGACCGGGGGGTGTGCGTATGCCGACCGCCATAGCCGTCACCGGCCCTGACCTGGTGCTGCCATCGCCCGACCGGCACACCCCGTCGGCGGCCGTCCTGCAGAGCGCCGTCCAGTCACCGCGGACGTACTCCCTGGACCAGGCGCTCACCGAGATGCACACGCTCATCGAGCACCACGGCTATGTGATCGTCCTGTGCCCCGCGTCGGCGCCGCCCGCCCTCGTCCAGCGCATGCACGCGATCCGCTCCGTCCTGGAGAGCGACCGCATCTCGATCCTCCGCCCGGACCTGCCGCCGCTGGGCCTCGCGGTCCTCGCGCTCCAGCTCCGCCAGCTCTCCATCTGCGACTTCAGCCCCGGCGTCCTCGCGTCGGCGGCCCGCCTCCTCTCCCACTACATCTACGCGGGCGCGCTGCTCGGCTCGGTGGCGAAGCTGGACCGGGTGCCGGTCACGTTGCAGTCCCACGCCAAGTCATGGGTGCCGGGCGCCCAGTTCGCCGTCCTGGCGACCCCGCGCCCCGAGCTGATCAAGGTGACGGGGGACACGACGCTCCCCGGCCCCGGATTCGGCACGAAGATGCTGTACGCCACCGGGCAGCTGGGGCCCGGCTGGGTCACCGAGACGCTCGCCCCGGCCTGGCGGACCCAGGGGATTTCGGAGGCGCGGCTTCCGGGGGAGTCCGCGCGCTGGTGGGCGACGGGCAAGCTCGTCGAGTTCGCCGCGGCGATCCCCGACATCTCCGTGCTCTACCAACTGGTGTCGTCCGTCCGCCGTGACGACTGCCACTGGTGCGGCCTCGAACTCATCGGCGACCGCTGCGGCTTCTGCGCGGCGCCGTTGCTGCCGCCGCCGGAACGCGCGGCGTCGGCTGCCGTCTCTGTCTCCGCCGTACGGGCGCTGCCGCGAGGCGCGACGTAAGAGCCGCAGGTCCCTCATGTGCACGAGCCCGAACTGCCCGCACTGAACGCGCGCCACCCCGCTCACTGTCCGTAGCCGTCCGCACTCGATCGAGGTAGTCCGGTTCATGAACTCACGCCAGCGCCGCGGCGTCATCCTGCTGGTCCTTTCGGTCCTGGCCGCGTTCGGCGCGTTCGCGGGCGTCCTCTCGGTGATCCGGGACGTGAACTCGAAGGTGGGGCCGGAGGTGGCCGCGTACAAGCTGAAGGGGGACATCGCCCCCTACAAGGAGCTGAGCGCGGACCAGTTCGAGAAGGTCGAGATGCCGGAGCGGTGGCTCTCGGAGAACGCGGTCACCGATCTGCGCCAGGTCCGCGGCAAGATCGCGGTGACCGAGCTGCGCAAGGGCTCGCTGCTCCAGACGGACATGATCGTCGACCGTCCCGAACTCGATCCCGGTCAGCAGGAGATCGCCATCATGATCGACGCGGCGACGGGCGTCGCGGGCAAGATCACGCCGGGGGCGACGGTCAACATCTACGCCACGTTCAAGGGCGAGACCGACAACGCCAAGGATCAGTCGAAGGTGATCGTCGAGTCCGCGAAGGTGATCGACGTAGGCAAGCTGACCGCACTGGACCCGGACCAGGACGACCGCGGCAGCAGCCGTCGTACGGCGACGGAAGCGGTGCCGATCACGTTCGCCCTGGACACGGCGGACGCGCAGCGCGTCGCGTACGCGGAGTCGTTCGCCACGCATGTACGGCTCGCCCTGGTCGGCCAGGGCGAGGAGAGCGCGATTCCGCGGGGCGATCGGACGTACACACTCGACGAGGACAAGTAGGGGGCCCCGCGCATGAGGCGACGCACGTCCGTACCGCCGCGCTGCGGTTCCGCCGGGGCGGCCCGCTCAAGGCCGCCGCTCCGCGGCGGGTCTCTGGCTCCCGCCGTGGTCGGCTGCCCTGTGCCGCCGCTTCGCGGCGGATCTTTCCCGCCCACCCACCCGATTGCCCCGCGGGGTAATCGGGTGGGTGGGCGGGAAAAGCCTGTTCGTCGGCACCAACTGCCGAGTGGGAGCAGCCAGGACGCCAAGCCCGCCGCAGGCGGAAGGCACCCACTGCCGGGTGGAGATGCTCGGGACGTGCAGCCCGTCGCAGGCGGAAGGGGCCCGCTGCCGGGCGGGAGTGCCCGGGGCGTGCAGGCCGCCGCAGGCGGAGCAGGCCCGCTGCCGAGTGCCGACAGCCAGGACGCCCAGCCCGCCGCAGGCGCCCCGTACAGCCCACCGCCGGGAGGCGATCGCGTATGACGACCCGCATCCTCCCCGCCGTGGGGGACATGGACGCCGCCCGCGCACTCTCCACCCTCACAGGGCAACTGCCGGACGCCGAACCCGCCCTCCCCGTCGCAGACTCCACCGCCCTGCTCGACACCCTGGCAAGGCTCGCCGCAGAGTCCATCGACGAGCTCCCCGAAGTCGTCCTCATCCATGAGCGCATCGGCCCCGTCCCCGCCCTCGACCTGATCCGCGACCTCGTCCTCCGCTTCCCCGCGGTAGGCGTCGTCCTCATCACCGCCGACACCAGCTCCGCCCTCCTCACCGCCGCGATGGACTCCGGCGCCCGAGGCATCGTCGGCTTCCCCCTCGCGTACGACGCACTCGCCGAGCGGGTGCACGCGGCGGCCGCCTGGTCCGCGGGGATGCGCAGGCACCTGGGCAGCGCGGGCATAGAGCTCTACGCCGGGCCGGGGGAGACCCCGGGCGGCGGCCACGTCGTAGCGGTGAGCGGCGCCAAGGGAGGCGTGGGGACCACCCTCGCCGCCGTCCAGCTCGCCCTCGCCGCACGGGCATCCGGCCGCACCGTCGCCCTCCTCGACCTGGACCTCCAGGCGGGCGATGTCTCCTCGTACCTGGACGTCCAGTTCCGCCGCTCCATCGCCGACCTCGCGTCGATCACCGACATCACGCCCCGCGTCCTCCAGGACGCCGTCTACACCCACGAGACCGGCATCGGCCTCCTCCTCGCCCCCGGCGAGGGCGAGCAGGGCGAGGAGATCACCGACCGCGTCGCCCGCCAGACGCTCAGCGCCCTGCGCAGCCGCTACGACGTCGTACTCGTCGACTGCGGTACGTACGTCACCGGGGCGAGCGCGGCAGCCATCGAACTCGCCGACCA from Streptomyces sp. BA2 encodes:
- a CDS encoding Nramp family divalent metal transporter; this encodes MADTTGSGTATGDAAPQPRKSSWKYIGPGIVVAATGVGAGDLVATLIAGSNFGYTLLWAAVIGCVVKISLAEAAGRWHLATGRTLFDGWASLGRWTTWFFVVYVVIWGYVYGAAAMSSSGLPLQALFPDVMELKWWGMLTGIVGLVFVWFNKYAVFEKVMTVLVGIMFVVTVYLAIRVTPHLGDAFAGLLPVLPDEKDSILNTLGLIGGVGGTITLAAYGYWVNAKGWTNTGWMKVMRLDNRVAYITTGIFVVAMLFVGAELLHSANVAIASGDKGLVQLSDILEKEYGDATAKLFLIGFFATSFTSLIGVWHGVSLMFADFVERYRKQRAGADEKALTGEEVASGAREKSVPFRAYLLWLTFPPMILLFQGQPFRLIIIYGVLGAAFMPFLALTLVWLLNSSRTPGEWRNGWLSNGMLTIAGLLFLVLCVKQITDQDWSSFF
- a CDS encoding glycosyl hydrolase family 18 protein; the encoded protein is MDHARGRTRRKAGPVIGLTTALALALTGLLTGGADNADADARAVPKHAVTGYWQNFDNGATVQKLSDVQDEYDIIAVSFADATSTPGELAFSLDSAGLGGYTVDQFKADIKAKQAAGKSVILSVGGEKGAVTVNDGASATAFADSAYKLMQEYGFDGVDIDLENGLNSTYMSQALKSLSGKAGSGFVLTMAPQTIDMQSTSNEYFKTALAVKDILTVVNMQYYNSGSMLGCDGKVYSQGSVDFLTALACIQLEGGLDPSQVGIGVPASAKAAGGGYVSPSVVNQALDCLAKGTSCGSFKPSKTYPDIRGAMTWSTNWDAADGSSWSKAVGPHVHGLP
- the cpaB gene encoding Flp pilus assembly protein CpaB translates to MNSRQRRGVILLVLSVLAAFGAFAGVLSVIRDVNSKVGPEVAAYKLKGDIAPYKELSADQFEKVEMPERWLSENAVTDLRQVRGKIAVTELRKGSLLQTDMIVDRPELDPGQQEIAIMIDAATGVAGKITPGATVNIYATFKGETDNAKDQSKVIVESAKVIDVGKLTALDPDQDDRGSSRRTATEAVPITFALDTADAQRVAYAESFATHVRLALVGQGEESAIPRGDRTYTLDEDK
- a CDS encoding AAA family ATPase, whose translation is MTTRILPAVGDMDAARALSTLTGQLPDAEPALPVADSTALLDTLARLAAESIDELPEVVLIHERIGPVPALDLIRDLVLRFPAVGVVLITADTSSALLTAAMDSGARGIVGFPLAYDALAERVHAAAAWSAGMRRHLGSAGIELYAGPGETPGGGHVVAVSGAKGGVGTTLAAVQLALAARASGRTVALLDLDLQAGDVSSYLDVQFRRSIADLASITDITPRVLQDAVYTHETGIGLLLAPGEGEQGEEITDRVARQTLSALRSRYDVVLVDCGTYVTGASAAAIELADQAVLLVTPDVVSVRAAKRMVRLWDRLQIRKAEETLTVVNRHGKGAEIQPSLVERVTGTRVARTTVPANFKELQGAVDAGRMQDLDSKSTVKQALWALAGELGLVDPEAASGGAKRLTLRKRVGGGDRGAVTLEFAGMFPLLLTVMGLLWQCALYGYTFSLAGNAADEAARAATAAYAVGEGGAAACEAAAKEHLPSAWQGAEVACTDEGAVWKAHVDADVPLFFPGIDAGWSVSGEAGAAKEGEDGEG